In the Cydia fagiglandana chromosome 5, ilCydFagi1.1, whole genome shotgun sequence genome, one interval contains:
- the LOC134664294 gene encoding phospholipase B1, membrane-associated-like, giving the protein MFLGILLLLSECTALAFNTSDVSPRDMWTLRYPPRKSHVRRQRTIPASTPFFCQESLAFGKSRQPPTSVHRLRPGDIDVVAALGDSLVAGSGALEEFALGAFVEYRGVSWCAGGEGTWREFLTVPNILKVYNPGLRGYSTGTGEWLARNARMNVAFPVASDQDALKQAKILVARMFAAPDIDVAQHWKLVTIFLGANDLCSASCLSPIEWSPLAHAKKLARALDYLHANLPRTIVNLVPVLDVSVSVRVRRPVMCRLMHPLFCTCFHRGGGELRALVAMTRLYQRAEAMLVESGRYDTRPDFTVVIQPFMRLFNAPWPPSANLPLVIHQSYITHDCFHFSQKGHALAANLLWNNLLEPVGNKTDDAEPVLLRSFRCPTREAPFIFTHNNSRTYLETGRQEGYDEL; this is encoded by the exons TGGACACTACGCTACCCACCGCGGAAGTCCCACGTGCGACGCCAGCGCACCATCCCGGCCAGCACTCCGTTCTTCTGCCAAGAGTCTCTGGCTTTTGGCAAGAGTAGGCAGCCTCCGACCTCGGTGCACCGGCTACGGCCCGGCGACATCGACGTGGTGGCtgctttag GTGACTCGCTAGTGGCTGGAAGCGGTGCCTTGGAGGAGTTTGCCCTCGGGGCCTTTGTGGAGTACAGAGGGGTTTCTTGGTGTGCAG GAGGCGAAGGCACCTGGCGCGAGTTCCTCACTGTGCCGAACATCCTCAAAGTGTACAACCCGGGGCTACGCGGCTACTCGACCGGCACGGGCGAGTGGCTCGCACGTAACGCTCGCATGAACGTCGCCTTCCCCGTGGCGTCAGACCAGGACGCACTCAAACAAGCCAAG ATCCTGGTGGCTCGAATGTTCGCAGCCCCCGACATCGACGTCGCTCAGCACTGGAAGCTAGTCACAATATTCCTCGGTGCCAACGACCTCTGTTCCGCCTCCTGCTTGTCACCCATCGAGTGGTCACCGCTGGCACATGCCAAGAAGTTGGCACGGGCGTTGGACTACCTCCATGCCAATCTGCCGAGGACTATAGTCAATTTAGTACCTGTTTTAG ACGTGTCCGTGTCGGTGCGCGTGCGCCGGCCTGTGATGTGCAGGCTGATGCACCCGCTGTTCTGCACGTGCTTCcaccgcggcggcggcgagctgcGCGCGCTTGTCGCCATGACCAGGCTCTACCAGAGGGCGGAGGCCATGTTG GTGGAAAGCGGCCGTTACGACACCCGGCCCGACTTCACAGTGGTGATACAGCCCTTCATGCGTCTGTTCAACGCGCCCTGGCCGCCCTCCGCTAACCTACCGCTAGTCATCCACCAGTCCTACATCACACACGACTGCTTCCACTTCTCGCAGAAGGGACACGCTCTAG CGGCTAACCTCCTCTGGAACAACCTGCTAGAACCAGTCGGCAACAAGACCGATGACGCAGAACCTGTGCTACTCCGCTCATTCCGCTGTCCCACGAGAGAAGCTCCCTTCATCTTCACACACAACAACTCTAGGACGTACCTCGAAACTGGGCGCCAAGAGGGATACGACGAGTTATGA